The sequence CGATGCTCTTCCGCAACGGCGCCGAGGAATGGGGCCCGCAGCTCACCACGGGCCTGATGACTCCCCAGCTGATCGACCTCTCCGGCCGGTTCGGCGTGGTGAACGAGGCGTCGGGCGCCGGTCAGAAGGTCGTCGAGTTCCAGGGGAGCACCGACTCGGGCAAGGTGCTGGAGACCCGGTCGCAAACGGTCGCGGCGCTGTGGGGCAACACGCTGTGGAGCAATCTCCCCGGCTCGCCCACCGTCGCGTCGAAGACCCTGACGACCGGCGCGGCCGGCGCCTCGTTCACCACACCCAACCAGTGCGTTCCCACCGAGTTGCAGGCCGTGGGCCGCTGGGTGCACTGGCTGTGCCGGGACGGGGGCTGGGTCAAGGGCGCGGGCGTCTACGACCGGCAGACCGGCCGCTTCGTGACCGCACCCGACGACGACACCCTCCTCGCCGACGGCTACTTCGTCACTCACGAGGAGGGCGGCGGACTCACCCTCTTCGACCTGCACAACGGCCTGCCGGCCGGCGGGACGTACGCCGATCTGCCGCAGCGGACACTGGTGGACGCGGCGGACCTGGGCCGGAGCACCGTGCGCCGCTCAGGCTGGACCGTGGACCGCTTCGGCGGCCACGTCGCGTACACCGGGGACGACCGGCGGGTGCGCATCGTTCCCACGGGCATCCCCGCCTCGGCCCTGACCGTCATCGACGCCGAGGCACCGGGCGGCTCGCTCGACCTGCGGGCGTCCGCCCCGCACTGGCAGGGCTCCTGGTGGCTGTCCAAGCCCGCCGCCTCCTGGCAGCTGACGCTGAGGAACACGGCGTCGGGCGCCGCGGTGCGCACCCTCTCCGGCGGTGAGGCGCGTGGTCTGGTGACGGCCTCGTGGGACGGCAGGACCGCCGCCGGCGCGTACGCCCCCAACGGCGCCTACACCTGGACCCTCACCGCCGCGCCCGCCGACGGCGTGGGCGCCGCCCTGACCACCTCCGGGACCGTCGAGCTGACCGGTGGGGCGGCCGTGGCCCGGGACTTCGTCGGGAACGACGGCTTCGGCGACCTCCTGGCCTTCACCTCGGCCGGCACCGCCGACTGGCGTGCGGGCACGGGCACCGGGACCGGGCGGGTCGAGGACAAGGTGTCGGCCACCGGCTGGACGGGCGACAACACCGTGACCGCCGCCGTGCCGTTCGAGGACATCGACGGCGACCGCTGCAACGACGTGCTGGTCCGTACGAAGGCCGGCGAGCTGCGCGCGTACAAGCCGGCCTGCGGCGCCGCGTTCAAGCCCTCCACGCCGTACACGAGGATCGGCGCCGGCTGGAACATGTTCGACGCCCTGACCTCGCCCGGCGACATGACGGGCGACGGCCACGCGGACCTGCTCGGCCGGACGCCCGAGGGCGACCTGTACTTCTACCGCGGCAGGGGCAACGGCCTCTTCGAGCCCCGGGTGAAGATCGGCTACAGCTGGCACGGCTATCTCCTGGCCGGCATGGGCGACCTCGACGGCGACGGCAACGGCGACCTGCTGGCCCGGGACCGCTCGGGCCTGGTCTGGCGCTACCCGTCCACCGGCAACGGCACGCTCGGCACCCGCGTTCAGGTCGGTTACGGCTGGACCATGTACGACACGATGGTCGGCTCCGGCGACCTGAACGGCGACGGCAGGGCGGACCTGCTCGCGCGGGACGCGTCCGGGGTGCTGTGGAGCTACCGGGGCGACGGCAAGGGCGCCCTGGCCGCGCGGGTGAAGGTCGGCGGCAGCTGGCAGATGTACCAGCACCTCTTCTGAGCCCACCGAGCCCGCCCCCACCCCGATGACGGGGCCGCGCAGCTGATACCCGATCGGCTGCGCGGCCGGGGCGGGCTATGCTCGTGGGTGATTCGCCGAGGGCCGTTAGCTCAATTGGTCAGAGCAGCGGACTTTTAATCCGTTGGTTGTGGGTTCGAGTCCCACACGGCCTACCTCGTGGCCCCGGACCGGCACATCGCCGGTCCGGGGCCGCCGTGCGTTCCCGTGCGGGCCCGGACCGCTGTCGGTGCCCTCCGCTACCGTTGACGGTCAACACGGCGTTGAGGGGGCCGCATTGACTCGGGTCACGACGGTCGGCGGGGGGATCGCGGGCCTGGCCGCCGCGCTGTTCCTGGCGCGCAGGGGGCACACGGTCACGGTGCTGGAGCGTGATGCGTACCGGCCCGGGGCCGATCTCGACGCGGACTTCCGCGCCTGGCGGCGGCCGGGCGTGCCCCAGGCCGTCCAGCCGCACGGGCTCCTGGCGCCGGTGCGCACCGTGCTGCGCGCGCAGGCCCCGGA comes from Streptomyces sp. Mut1 and encodes:
- a CDS encoding FG-GAP-like repeat-containing protein, with translation MATGTAVADTAAETVIVKPGARFVPRETRVLNAGDTGFLTASEGDDGLRWIDYASGKQTVLPDRLPKAPEYDPEAVRPRGDWPTGFGHGSDTVAVYAESPSPHVTLRQGAGGGPVTSIAIPEGQTYVGTYGTTVVTRTGTESAVTGLHLLRTANGEVEDQRLEGLPEGWNLSVSDGDARSVVVRGISWEGTTMAQGWWLLDLASGTLQALDKHASDVTLGTDTVLQVGSYAAQLFDREDLSAEPRSFDLRNYAHDSTFRMLGNSLVGVAPVNTGNNEYRGDNLVRISDDGRTTGNLLAVAHPDLARTPDGSLLVAGAETRTAEGPLDWGYYRFTEAADGTVKRTRVADIEDMPARPAGIALGSGILTTADDSRLFQPGTYIGAYRSTWLKTTGRPDEVRTTVDGLTSGRDADCGWGGDDPYCVTMFASGDGLHGREEGTERGQTMLFRNGAEEWGPQLTTGLMTPQLIDLSGRFGVVNEASGAGQKVVEFQGSTDSGKVLETRSQTVAALWGNTLWSNLPGSPTVASKTLTTGAAGASFTTPNQCVPTELQAVGRWVHWLCRDGGWVKGAGVYDRQTGRFVTAPDDDTLLADGYFVTHEEGGGLTLFDLHNGLPAGGTYADLPQRTLVDAADLGRSTVRRSGWTVDRFGGHVAYTGDDRRVRIVPTGIPASALTVIDAEAPGGSLDLRASAPHWQGSWWLSKPAASWQLTLRNTASGAAVRTLSGGEARGLVTASWDGRTAAGAYAPNGAYTWTLTAAPADGVGAALTTSGTVELTGGAAVARDFVGNDGFGDLLAFTSAGTADWRAGTGTGTGRVEDKVSATGWTGDNTVTAAVPFEDIDGDRCNDVLVRTKAGELRAYKPACGAAFKPSTPYTRIGAGWNMFDALTSPGDMTGDGHADLLGRTPEGDLYFYRGRGNGLFEPRVKIGYSWHGYLLAGMGDLDGDGNGDLLARDRSGLVWRYPSTGNGTLGTRVQVGYGWTMYDTMVGSGDLNGDGRADLLARDASGVLWSYRGDGKGALAARVKVGGSWQMYQHLF